DNA sequence from the Candidatus Dependentiae bacterium genome:
TCGAAATTAAGATCCTTGGCTGCCTGGTGCATCTCTGTCTCAATTTGCAAGGTCAATGCTTGAACTTCTTGTTCCGTCAAATGTTGCATCGATGAAGATCTTTTCTTTGTCGATTTCTTTTCAACCCTTGTTAAGTCCAAAGCAGCTTTTGAAATAGATTTTACCACTTCTCGAATGACCGTTTTAGGAGTAATTCCATGCAGCTGGTTATACTCATGCTGTATCCTTCTTCTTCTATCAGTTTGCTCAATTGCATACTGCATCGAGCTCGTTATTTTATCTGCATACATTCTGACCACGCTTTGTGTGTTACGAGCAGCTCGACCAATAATCTGAATCAAAGAACGCTTATCCCGAAGGAAGCCTTCGATGTCTGCATCCATAATTGCCATAAAAGCAACTTCAGGCAAATCCAGACCCTCGCGAAGTAAGTTTACACCAACCACACAATCAAAAACGCCTAGGCGTAATTTTTGCAGAATTTCAGTACGTTGCGGAGTTTTTAAATCGCTATGCAAATAACAAACCTTAATTCCTTTTTCTTCTAGAAATTGAGCCAACTCTTCAGCCATTTTTTTTGTAAGAACGGTAACTAAAGTGCGAAAACCTTTTGAAGTCGTTAGCTTAATTTGACCGAGCAAATCATTTATTTGATCCATGCGAGGATGGATTTCTATGACTGGGTCTAAAAGCCCTGTTGGTCGAATTACTTGTTCAACTATTTGATCGTTATGATCAAGTTCATACTGTCCTGGAGTAGCTGAAACAAAAATAGTATTAGTAAAAAACTTTTCAACTTCTTCAAACCTCAACGGTCTATTGTCTTTTGCAGAAGGCATTCTAAAGCCAAAGTCTATTAGTGACTGCTTTCTGACTCGATCTCCATGATACATCCCAGAAATTTGAGGCACTGCAATATGTGATTCATCAATGACTAATAAAAAATCATCTTTTTTAAAAAAATCAAACAAACAAAATGGTGCTTGACCCGGAACTCGCCCATCAAAATATGATGAATAATTTTCAATGCCACTACAAAAACCAGTTTGCTCAATCATTTCAATGTCATTGGTTACTCGCTGCTTTAATCTTTCTTGGTACACAGGGTTTGTCATTGTTGGCAAATACTGCTCTAACTCATTTTCAATTTCAATTAAAGCTTGATCTTGTGCCTGCTTAGAGGTTACAAAGTT
Encoded proteins:
- the uvrB gene encoding excinuclease ABC subunit UvrB, yielding MSLFKLHLPFQPAGDQEAAINALKDHEGKKSVLLGVTGSGKTFTIANVIAKQNKPVIVLSPNKTLAAQLYEEFSLFFPENKVCYFVSYYDYYQPESYLPAQDIYIPKETKINPEIERLRIEAVATLMQRRDVIIIASVSCIYSLGNPKQYQEQALPIFVGQDVNRKNLLSKLVFMQYQRNDIDKKSGTFSVQGNVVEVCVPYEKYQKLRIELFGDTIEALSWVDKNNNHVIQTFTNTIIFPAKNFVTSKQAQDQALIEIENELEQYLPTMTNPVYQERLKQRVTNDIEMIEQTGFCSGIENYSSYFDGRVPGQAPFCLFDFFKKDDFLLVIDESHIAVPQISGMYHGDRVRKQSLIDFGFRMPSAKDNRPLRFEEVEKFFTNTIFVSATPGQYELDHNDQIVEQVIRPTGLLDPVIEIHPRMDQINDLLGQIKLTTSKGFRTLVTVLTKKMAEELAQFLEEKGIKVCYLHSDLKTPQRTEILQKLRLGVFDCVVGVNLLREGLDLPEVAFMAIMDADIEGFLRDKRSLIQIIGRAARNTQSVVRMYADKITSSMQYAIEQTDRRRRIQHEYNQLHGITPKTVIREVVKSISKAALDLTRVEKKSTKKRSSSMQHLTEQEVQALTLQIETEMHQAAKDLNFEKAIQLREQLLQLKGKNY